The Camelus dromedarius isolate mCamDro1 chromosome 8, mCamDro1.pat, whole genome shotgun sequence DNA segment ACTACTCAAGGGCACACAGGAAGGAACTGGCAGTTTTGTATGAAGAGGTAAAATTATGATTCTAGCCGTGGCTCTAGACAgtgttgtttcatttttaataccTTTTTCTGGTGACATCCAAATTTTGCCGACCTTTTTAGAGGAAGTGTGTATCGTTCCCTAACTTTAGGGAGTGGTCTCCAGCTACTCTGAGCTTCCTTTCCTTGGCCAAGATGAATTTTATGTAATGGTCAATGGtactcagaatgtgacctcataAACCTAGTCTAAATCATGGGCAATCTGAATGTTTTGCCAATTGTGTGAAGAATGTAGAGAATAGGTAAAAGATAGTGTCTACTTTCTTAGAGGCTGGTCAAAGAGGAAAAAGTTTAGGAGATGTTTGGTATCTGTAAAATGGTTGCAACTACcactattttaaaggaaatgagaacagaaggtcagttaaaaaaaaaaaaaggttaaaaaaaacttacatctGGGGCTTAAGTGTCTCATGGGTTTAGGTCtgtaatataaatgaataaagtcGGTTGATAAGATGTGCAGGGGTGGTGGAAAATTCAAGAAAACGTACTAAAGAGGGCAGCCAATGTTCAGGGTGAGCCAATTGTTGCCACGTGGAAAGGTGTGTCTAATGTTGTTAGATCTAATTTTACAAGAGAATTCAGAAATCTggctttttataagaaattgtctaatttttaaatgctggcaACAGTCCCagtggggagtgagggagagagagaggggaaatgaAAGACAAACACACAGAGGCCAGACATAGTAATGGTAGGGCCCAGGGTTTGCCAGTTTGTGACTTTTCCCTCATGCAGACTTCTTACTTCTTGTCTTTCCCCGCACATTCAAGATGTGTTTAAGAACTTACTCCAGGTATACTCAGAACTAGATCAAATGCAGCCAGAATTTCCATTGTCCTGCCAGTTCTTTAAATCAAGCCATACagtttttattgagcacctaacaCGTGCAATGTCTATCATTAcatcttatttaaaatgaagtatgTTAACAGTTAATTACATGAAACAGAGATATGACTTCCATAACGGTCCAGATGACTCTGAGGTATATACctacattttttcctgttttttaaaatatgatcaagtataaacagaattgttttttaaaacctaCTGGAGTACTCAACTTCTATAATTCACTTCTGAATTTAGAAGGTTAATGGGAAAGTTTCAGAACATGAGGCATTACTCCATTTAAAAGCAGTACTTCTAAAAGAATTCAAAAGCAGTCATCCTGAAAGTCTTTTCACTGGACCCAGTTTTGACCTCCGAATGGCTTCTCTCCCTTTAGATACCTATAATACCAAACAGCACCCAAGTTAATAGTAATTTTCGAAAGAGGAAAAAGGTTGGTAATCTTGTCAGCTGATAAGGTGAGAAGACACTGAACACTCAACCTGGCTCAGGTTATCCATTGCTGGtgattacattttaatataagtGTGTTAAACAGTGTATACTGTATCCTGCTTTTCACAGGAGACTCACATCACTTTAGCCACTTTTGACCCTTGTTTTTTCAGCCTCTCTGTATGCATCTCTCCACCCAGTCTATAGTTTTTGCACATTTCAGGTACGCCTACTTCTGTTTCCACTATTTCTTCTGCTCTTAATCAAGGTCcagactcaatttttttttaacttctccgGTGTCTCAAAGACTCTCCAAGCCTTTGACACGCTCATCCcaagccccacccccatcctagCCCCATTCTACAACCTGGAATCATCCCCACCGGCTACTCGGTATCTCGAGGCCTAGGATGCCTTCAGCTTCCCCTCCCCGGCTGCGCACATGACCCCTCCTTCGTCTCCCAATTCCTACACCCGCCCCCCGGCCCCAGGCCCGCAGCCTCAGCCATTCCAGAAATTGACAAAGAAATTGCAGAGGGAGTGCCACTTCTCAGCACAGTAGGTCTCCGTGAGCTTCGCGTTCTCGTCAAGCCCGTCGGGATCGGATCTGGTCCCCAGGGGTGGCTCCGCGTCCGGGTCCGAGGCCGCCTTCCTCTTGCTCCCTTTGGTCTTCTCAGAGGGCTTCTCTTTGGGCGGTGAGCTCGGGGGAGGCGGGGCCCCTGCGGCCGGGCCGGGCGCGGGCTCCCGGGGCCGACCCCGGCTCCGGGCCCGGAGCTTGGGATCCCGGGGGAAGCCCGCCGCCGCTGTGGGGCCCGTGCGTGGTGACGCGTGGGGCAGCAGGCGCAGCTCGGCGCCGTGGCCTTTCCTGCCGGCGCACAGGCGGGCCCTGAGCGGCGCGGGGTCGTGGCAGGGCCGCCGCTTCCTGCGCAGCACCCCCAGCACCTGCTTCCAGAAGTGCGCGCGGCGGGCGGCGTAGGCGGTGCAGCGCCCGGGCTCCCCGCGGTAGGCGCACTGGTGGCGCGCCCCGTCCGGGCCTTGGCAGCGCAACGCCAGCTCGCTGCCCAGTGCGGGCCCTGGGGCGGCCGGCAGGAGCTGCCAGCTGCACGCGTGCCGCTCGGGGCTGATGAAGCGGCCCGAGGAGCCGCCCGCGGGGCCCGGGGCCGACTCGGCCGCGCTGCTAGCCGCCCCCTTGTTCCTACGGGCGGCCGCGAGGAGGCAGCcacccagcagcagcagcggcggcagcagcgagATCGACGCTCGCAGCCTTAGAGGACTCATGGCTCTCGGTGTCTGCTCTCAGGTCGGCTCCCCAGGGACCCCTGGATGCTTCAGtggtggcagggccaggagagCAGCATCCCTTGAACCTGGGGACAGAGGCAAAGACGGCTACTGACTGAGCCGGGCGCAGCCCTTGGTCCAGGCGCATGCACCTGCCAATCCCCCTCCCTTGACTTTCTGGGTGCTAGTTTCCAGTGGGCAGCAGCAGCCTGCGAGGGGCCCCTCTGAAAAGTTTTCCTGGGAAAAAGCCAATTACTGTCTAAATAATCTTTTTGAAACTATTTGGGTATTGAGATTTTCTCCCACGTGCAAATACGATAGCAAAGAGATGCCTGATAATTAGCAcctccacccctcccttctctaccCTCCAGTAAATTATCTACACAATCATTTCAggtttttctttggaaaaatgcacCTTTACTGCACTTTGAACTTACCGAGTTCTAGGAGAGGTGGTGGAGCCTTAAGGTAGAGGAAATGACTGCAGGAAGGATTAGTCTGTTTTAGTCGGCTCCCAGTGAATGAATGTGTTATCAATGGGACCGAAGGGGCCTCCCCCACTATGCCCCTCCCAGACTTCTCTCTCACTGGGAGATTTCCCACCAccatcactcacacacacacacacacacacacacacacacacacacacacacacacacacacacacgtatgatAGACTTGGCAATGCTTCCTGTGTTTAAAATAATCACGGGAATTTTAACAaaccattcttttctttccttttatatatttaatcatctgaaaataaaagttaaacagAGAGATGTAAGTTTTAAgagttaaacaaaatgaaatgaaacaaagcaaCTGCCAATATTCTAAACCAGGCACTGTTTATACGCCATATCATTCTGAGTTCTGTATTTTCACCCATCATTTCCGATAGACTTTCTCATCCTTATAACTTAATCCTAATAACTGttactaataataaaaaatatcctAGTTTATTGATACATTATACTGCCCAGGGGTGAGCATTTggtcttttgattatttttaggTATTATAAATCCATTGTAAACTTCTtacaaaaatttgaaatttttaaaaatttattttgattatagTGCAGGGCACTATTACCAATTCAAATTAATGTGTTcttgaattttgaaaattttatatttaagcaAAGCTATTTTTTACACTTCAGGATATCCCATTATCTTTTAGAAAATGTTCTCAGTAATAAATGTGACTTTTTTATTTCAAGAGTTTATACCTCTGACTATAATTGTTTTATACAAGTACTTTCCTACAATACTTCTCTGGGATGTCAAGAAATCTCTTTACATTTCCTAATGTCTTCCTGTGGACAGTATTTTCTATTACTGAGCTCCTATTGGTATTGTATTCTAACAGTTATAATTTGATTACTActacaaaaaccaaaatattttagaattaaaatgtatttaaatatgttttagcACATAGTGAATAGACAGTAGCATATATTGACCTATGAAAGGACATTGCCACCACTTTGGTGAAATCAAAGAGATTAAAGGACTTACTCAATGTCACACATCATTTAGTGG contains these protein-coding regions:
- the FGFBP3 gene encoding fibroblast growth factor-binding protein 3, with amino-acid sequence MSPLRLRASISLLPPLLLLGGCLLAAARRNKGAASSAAESAPGPAGGSSGRFISPERHACSWQLLPAAPGPALGSELALRCQGPDGARHQCAYRGEPGRCTAYAARRAHFWKQVLGVLRRKRRPCHDPAPLRARLCAGRKGHGAELRLLPHASPRTGPTAAAGFPRDPKLRARSRGRPREPAPGPAAGAPPPPSSPPKEKPSEKTKGSKRKAASDPDAEPPLGTRSDPDGLDENAKLTETYCAEKWHSLCNFFVNFWNG